A window from Syntrophorhabdaceae bacterium encodes these proteins:
- the gltX gene encoding glutamate--tRNA ligase translates to MVKTRFAPSPTGNLHIGGARTALFNYLYAKHLKGVLVLRIEDTDIERSKQEYVDDILEGLSWLGITWDEGPLFQKERMDIYREYAFKLLQSGHAYKCYCSAEVLEEKRKVALSQGKKPTYDRTCRDLHRDEMSSDKPFVIRFKSPLTGEIGFNDLVRGKITFKCEELDDLIILRTDNTPTYNFTVVIDDALMEITHIIRGDDHINNTPRQIAIYEALALPVPQFAHVPLIHGKDKARLSKRHGATSLLEYKKDGYLPEALMNYLARLGWASGDEEIFSRQDLIEKFDLAHVGKSPAIFDMDKLSWLNGHYLKTLPESLIADRLLPFIEALGVTVERKETLVPIVINLRDRAKTLKEMAQMAEFFFRDDFPYDEAAREKFMTSATKPILEDFYRGFEGLPSLDEDKQKQLLEGLAHKYNVKLVGVIQPIRVALSGRTASPGIFEVIGILGRQSVEKRIRRALTSIP, encoded by the coding sequence ATGGTCAAAACGAGATTCGCACCGAGCCCTACAGGTAATCTTCATATCGGTGGGGCGCGGACAGCGCTCTTTAATTACCTGTACGCCAAACATCTCAAAGGCGTGCTGGTTCTCAGGATCGAAGATACCGACATCGAGCGTTCGAAACAAGAATACGTCGACGATATTCTTGAGGGCTTGAGTTGGCTCGGTATCACCTGGGACGAAGGTCCTCTTTTCCAAAAAGAGAGGATGGATATCTATAGAGAATACGCTTTTAAGCTTCTTCAATCGGGCCACGCCTATAAGTGTTATTGCAGCGCGGAAGTATTGGAAGAAAAAAGAAAAGTTGCCTTGAGCCAGGGTAAGAAGCCGACCTACGACAGGACATGCAGGGACCTTCACCGTGATGAGATGAGCAGCGACAAGCCTTTTGTCATCCGTTTCAAGAGTCCGCTCACAGGAGAAATCGGCTTCAACGACCTCGTAAGAGGAAAGATCACCTTCAAATGCGAAGAACTCGACGATCTTATCATATTGAGGACCGACAACACGCCGACGTATAATTTCACTGTTGTTATCGACGACGCACTCATGGAAATCACCCACATTATCAGGGGAGATGACCACATTAATAACACGCCCCGCCAGATTGCCATATATGAGGCGCTCGCCTTACCGGTTCCGCAGTTCGCCCATGTGCCCCTCATTCACGGCAAGGACAAGGCGCGGCTCAGTAAACGGCACGGGGCCACGTCACTCCTCGAGTACAAGAAAGACGGTTATCTTCCCGAGGCGCTTATGAATTATCTTGCGCGACTTGGATGGGCCTCTGGCGACGAGGAGATTTTTTCGCGGCAAGATCTCATAGAAAAATTCGACCTTGCCCATGTAGGCAAATCACCGGCGATATTCGACATGGACAAGCTTTCATGGCTCAACGGACACTATCTCAAGACCCTGCCCGAGTCCCTCATAGCCGATAGGCTTCTGCCTTTCATCGAGGCCCTGGGCGTAACCGTAGAAAGGAAAGAGACGCTCGTACCGATCGTCATCAATTTGCGGGACAGGGCGAAAACGCTCAAAGAGATGGCGCAGATGGCAGAATTCTTCTTTCGCGATGATTTCCCGTATGACGAGGCCGCCCGTGAGAAGTTCATGACATCGGCTACAAAACCCATTCTCGAGGACTTTTACCGGGGATTCGAGGGCCTCCCATCGCTTGACGAAGATAAACAGAAACAGCTCCTCGAAGGTCTCGCCCATAAGTACAACGTGAAACTTGTCGGCGTTATCCAG
- a CDS encoding ankyrin repeat domain-containing protein: protein MGDRLTEGLFKISEMGDLEQAMQYIGKGADVNGSDAKGNTPLVYACMHGFADTARLLIDSGADVNAKNAESVTPLMCACQNNQAGVVRLLVSRGADINVRDSVGDTPLTFASKQGNMEIARMLIDSGADINASDGAGNTALMCAIAKKCAGMINFFLARGAHVKIANKENKTAFDIAMERGLSRVANEIKFKIADSYKKVS, encoded by the coding sequence GTGGGAGACCGGCTTACAGAAGGATTATTTAAGATCAGCGAAATGGGCGACCTTGAACAGGCCATGCAGTATATTGGCAAGGGCGCCGACGTGAATGGGTCAGACGCGAAGGGCAACACACCTCTCGTTTACGCCTGCATGCATGGCTTCGCCGATACGGCCAGGTTGCTCATCGACAGCGGGGCGGACGTAAATGCCAAGAACGCGGAGAGCGTGACGCCGCTCATGTGCGCCTGTCAGAATAATCAGGCGGGTGTGGTAAGGCTTCTTGTCTCAAGGGGCGCTGACATCAACGTGAGGGATTCGGTCGGCGATACGCCGCTCACCTTCGCCTCAAAACAGGGAAATATGGAGATCGCGCGAATGCTTATAGATTCGGGCGCCGATATCAATGCGAGCGACGGCGCGGGCAATACGGCGCTCATGTGTGCTATAGCCAAGAAATGTGCGGGAATGATTAACTTTTTCTTGGCACGTGGGGCGCACGTAAAAATTGCCAACAAAGAGAACAAAACCGCCTTTGATATTGCCATGGAGAGGGGTCTTTCCCGGGTTGCGAACGAGATAAAATTCAAGATCGCAGATTCATACAAGAAAGTGTCCTGA
- a CDS encoding CarD family transcriptional regulator has product MMFRIGEIAVYPGHGVGKIESIEEKEFSGTKQSFYIIRILDTDMTIMIPIDGAKNAGLRCVIGSCEVTKIYDILKDNKNVTHDNSPWNRRYKEYMERIKSGSIYEVATVLKELYNLRHWKELSFGEKKMFEIARGLITKELSIALKKEEMKVEEEIEKIFLNNNNHSSHKDKGNNNNHKG; this is encoded by the coding sequence ATGATGTTTCGCATTGGAGAAATCGCAGTATATCCGGGCCACGGCGTTGGAAAAATTGAATCCATAGAAGAGAAAGAGTTTTCCGGTACCAAGCAATCTTTCTACATCATACGTATTCTCGACACGGACATGACGATCATGATTCCCATCGACGGTGCGAAAAACGCGGGCCTGCGTTGCGTGATCGGGTCATGCGAGGTCACAAAGATATACGATATCCTTAAGGATAACAAGAACGTTACCCACGATAATTCGCCATGGAACAGACGATACAAAGAATACATGGAGAGGATAAAGAGCGGCTCAATCTATGAAGTAGCCACAGTCCTGAAGGAGCTCTACAACTTACGCCATTGGAAGGAGCTCTCTTTCGGCGAAAAGAAGATGTTTGAAATAGCGCGGGGGCTCATCACAAAGGAACTCTCTATCGCCCTGAAGAAAGAAGAGATGAAGGTTGAAGAGGAGATAGAGAAGATCTTTCTGAACAATAATAACCACAGTAGTCACAAGGATAAGGGGAACAACAATAACCATAAAGGATAG
- a CDS encoding TRAM domain-containing protein, with protein sequence MNIIFQIVLVLVTTLSGYFILKEIFYTTVWALLGAVCGLILGYLIIKAEEKLKDIALKIIVGSLVGITISLFVANLFISNLLLALMKDIPITVPIYVLFYFVMGYLGFKIGMEKSKTLDLSKVPLFDRMEGSEDAKVLDTSTIIDGRIADICETGFVEGTFIIPQFVLYEIQHIADHQDPVKRTRGRRGLDVLHRLQKQTFVKVKIVDYDFPKLKDVDTKLIALAKKMSGKILTNDYNLNKVAELQGIEVLNMNQLATSLRPPMLPGEQMNIKILKEGKEPGQGIGYLDDGTMVVVDDARKLLGKSVDIVVTSVLQTTSGRMIFAKLKGQAEQESYFPDEYQLEERVR encoded by the coding sequence TTGAATATAATCTTTCAGATAGTCCTTGTACTCGTCACCACGCTGAGCGGTTATTTCATACTAAAAGAAATATTTTATACCACGGTCTGGGCACTCCTCGGGGCCGTCTGCGGACTCATTCTTGGCTATCTGATCATCAAAGCAGAGGAAAAACTCAAAGATATAGCTCTGAAGATCATCGTCGGCAGCCTCGTAGGCATCACCATTAGTTTGTTTGTGGCAAACCTTTTTATCTCCAACTTACTCCTCGCGCTCATGAAGGATATACCTATTACCGTGCCGATTTATGTTCTGTTTTATTTCGTCATGGGGTATTTGGGCTTTAAGATCGGCATGGAAAAGAGCAAGACCCTTGATCTTTCAAAGGTACCTCTCTTTGATCGGATGGAAGGCAGCGAAGACGCCAAGGTTCTCGATACAAGTACGATCATTGACGGGAGAATCGCCGATATCTGTGAAACCGGGTTTGTGGAAGGTACTTTCATCATCCCACAGTTTGTGCTCTATGAGATCCAGCACATTGCCGATCATCAGGATCCGGTAAAAAGGACAAGAGGCAGGAGAGGCCTCGACGTGCTCCACCGATTGCAGAAACAGACCTTCGTAAAAGTGAAGATCGTTGACTATGATTTTCCGAAGCTCAAAGACGTGGACACAAAGCTCATCGCCCTGGCGAAAAAGATGTCCGGCAAGATTCTGACAAACGACTATAATCTGAATAAGGTGGCGGAGCTTCAGGGCATCGAGGTGCTCAACATGAACCAGCTCGCTACCTCTCTGCGTCCCCCCATGCTCCCCGGCGAGCAGATGAACATAAAAATCCTCAAGGAGGGCAAGGAACCGGGCCAGGGCATCGGATATCTTGACGACGGGACCATGGTTGTTGTTGATGATGCGCGTAAGCTTCTCGGTAAGTCTGTTGATATCGTCGTGACAAGCGTATTGCAGACCACGTCGGGGAGAATGATCTTCGCAAAACTCAAAGGACAGGCAGAACAAGAATCCTACTTTCCCGATGAATATCAGCTGGAAGAACGGGTAAGATAA
- the ispD gene encoding 2-C-methyl-D-erythritol 4-phosphate cytidylyltransferase: MRTLAIILAGGAGKRMGAATNKQFLLLDNKPIIVHTLQIFEDCRSIDGVYLVVNQKDLPLIQEEILEQYRFNKVLKLVIGGRLRQDSVRNGIEAIEKPCDIVLIHDGARPFISPAFIEKGIFLMEMFDAVIPALPVQDTVKIVSKEGFVSKTLDRDSLWHVQTPQTFKYELIVKAYRDGMAKKLYGYDDATFIEHLGKKVKVIEGSPYNIKITTPADLIIARGILSQLKGNL, encoded by the coding sequence ATGAGAACACTTGCGATCATACTCGCCGGCGGCGCGGGTAAGAGGATGGGCGCCGCTACGAATAAGCAGTTCTTGCTCCTCGATAACAAACCCATTATAGTTCACACCCTGCAGATATTTGAGGATTGCCGATCCATAGATGGTGTCTATCTCGTAGTTAATCAGAAGGACCTTCCCCTGATTCAGGAAGAAATTTTGGAACAATACCGCTTCAATAAGGTTTTGAAGCTCGTCATAGGGGGAAGGCTAAGGCAGGATTCCGTGAGGAACGGCATCGAGGCCATCGAAAAGCCGTGCGATATCGTGCTGATCCACGATGGGGCGCGACCATTCATTTCGCCCGCGTTTATCGAAAAGGGTATCTTTTTGATGGAGATGTTCGATGCGGTTATTCCTGCTTTGCCCGTGCAGGACACCGTAAAGATTGTCTCAAAAGAAGGCTTTGTCTCAAAAACCCTCGACAGGGATTCTCTCTGGCATGTTCAGACGCCGCAGACGTTTAAGTACGAACTCATCGTCAAGGCATATCGGGACGGCATGGCGAAAAAGCTTTATGGATATGACGATGCCACGTTTATTGAACACCTGGGCAAGAAGGTGAAGGTCATCGAGGGTTCTCCCTACAATATCAAAATAACCACGCCCGCGGACCTCATCATTGCCCGTGGTATTCTTTCACAGCTCAAAGGCAATCTATGA
- the ispF gene encoding 2-C-methyl-D-erythritol 2,4-cyclodiphosphate synthase, with translation MKIGIGFDVHRLVPGRRLFLGGIEVPFPKGLLGHSDGDVLIHAICDAVLGALSEGDIGVYFPDNDESIKGIESVRILSYVKELAQKRGYRIVNVDAVVVAEEPKISPYRDSIRARLASILEVDVESISVKGKTTEGLGFSGRKEGIEVQAVALLERI, from the coding sequence ATGAAAATCGGGATAGGTTTTGATGTTCACCGCCTTGTCCCCGGGCGCAGACTCTTTCTCGGCGGGATCGAGGTTCCCTTCCCCAAAGGTTTGCTCGGCCATTCAGACGGGGATGTTCTGATCCATGCAATCTGCGATGCCGTGCTCGGGGCGCTCTCTGAAGGTGACATCGGCGTTTACTTCCCGGATAACGATGAATCTATAAAGGGCATAGAAAGCGTGAGGATACTCTCCTACGTCAAAGAGCTTGCACAGAAGAGGGGATACAGGATTGTTAATGTAGACGCAGTTGTTGTTGCAGAAGAACCGAAGATTTCGCCTTATCGAGATTCAATTAGGGCACGATTGGCGAGTATCCTTGAAGTAGACGTCGAATCGATAAGTGTGAAGGGAAAGACCACCGAAGGCCTCGGGTTTTCCGGAAGAAAAGAAGGTATTGAAGTACAGGCTGTGGCGCTCCTCGAAAGAATATAA
- the gltX gene encoding glutamate--tRNA ligase yields MVKVRFAPSPTGHLHIGNAKVALLNYLFARRNQGKFVLRIEDTDLERSDTSYEASILDDLGWLGIAYDEGPLRQTERFDIYRSYARQLLDKGAAYKCFCSEETLERMREASLKNGQPPRYDGTCSKLSDGEIFDLESSGKPYVIRFRSQRRIIRFVDEGYRGEVAFPLEHVDDFILMKQGETPSYNFAVTIDDMLMNITHVIRGADHLSNTPKQIMLFQALGATPPHYAHLSLLVGEDRKPLSKRYGATRVRDFREMGILAEALRNYLGTVGRSVTKEIMDMNELAESFSLASLSRTDSFFDMEKLYWFNKEYMKKIPLETLLKELDLPVEYRERIAILRENAATLNEMRDYLDIFEKPHMNEEAQAYLAELKLPDGFVTKLSGFFTGPLALSLENVVSALTEESQLKKKDLYMVLRTVLTGRKSGPPLKEIFELIPRDLITERINRYLSTGGRR; encoded by the coding sequence ATGGTTAAGGTACGGTTTGCTCCAAGCCCCACGGGCCATCTCCATATAGGGAACGCAAAGGTTGCGCTTCTGAACTATCTCTTCGCCAGGAGAAATCAGGGGAAATTCGTCCTGCGGATTGAAGATACCGATCTGGAAAGGTCAGATACTTCATACGAGGCCTCGATCCTCGATGATCTGGGATGGCTCGGCATTGCCTATGATGAGGGCCCCCTCCGGCAGACAGAAAGATTCGACATATATCGATCGTACGCCAGGCAACTCCTGGATAAGGGCGCCGCGTACAAGTGTTTCTGCTCCGAGGAGACCCTTGAAAGAATGCGGGAAGCGTCTCTTAAGAATGGCCAGCCGCCGCGTTACGATGGAACATGCAGCAAACTTTCGGATGGGGAGATTTTTGATCTGGAAAGTAGCGGCAAGCCGTACGTGATAAGATTTAGATCACAGCGTAGGATAATTCGTTTTGTTGACGAAGGCTATCGCGGAGAAGTTGCTTTCCCTTTGGAGCACGTTGATGATTTCATTCTTATGAAACAGGGAGAAACGCCTTCGTATAACTTTGCTGTTACCATAGACGACATGCTTATGAATATTACCCACGTCATACGGGGAGCGGACCATCTTTCCAATACTCCGAAGCAGATCATGCTTTTTCAAGCCCTCGGCGCAACACCACCTCACTATGCGCATCTTTCTTTGCTCGTAGGAGAAGATAGAAAACCGCTTAGCAAACGATATGGGGCGACAAGAGTGCGAGACTTTCGCGAGATGGGAATATTGGCCGAGGCGCTCCGAAATTATCTCGGCACTGTTGGAAGAAGCGTAACCAAGGAAATTATGGATATGAACGAGCTTGCCGAATCGTTTTCGTTGGCTTCGCTTTCCAGGACAGACTCCTTTTTTGATATGGAAAAGCTTTACTGGTTTAATAAAGAGTATATGAAGAAGATCCCGCTCGAAACTCTCCTTAAAGAGCTCGATTTGCCGGTTGAGTACAGGGAGCGTATAGCGATTTTAAGAGAAAATGCAGCGACGCTCAACGAGATGAGAGATTATCTCGATATCTTTGAAAAGCCCCACATGAACGAGGAAGCACAGGCTTATCTTGCCGAGCTTAAGCTTCCCGATGGTTTCGTTACGAAGCTCAGCGGTTTTTTTACCGGGCCGCTTGCCCTCTCTTTGGAAAACGTGGTGAGCGCCCTGACTGAGGAATCGCAACTTAAAAAGAAGGATCTCTATATGGTTCTCAGAACGGTGCTTACCGGCCGGAAGAGCGGCCCCCCGCTCAAGGAGATATTTGAACTTATCCCGCGAGACTTGATTACGGAGAGAATAAACAGGTATCTCAGTACCGGGGGCAGGAGATAA
- a CDS encoding ATP-binding protein, with product MEQKAAETGAQNAPDSSTEYHRANKRQAIFLALKRVFRSLSLKTQMLLILVFLLLMSISSLTVLYSRSEEQLIDKVTDNIDDITKAIQISVEELTYRGDSTERLKSYVNMLNKKGIKEISILNDTSEVIASSNPQKVGTKETIGEKKTGRKKGLMITARLGDDHLTDTQKLYNVIMPVSIKGQNIGYIHINMALDDYQLLRRQGHIKRILSMVFAFSIGIIICLIIAEKYTDPIKKIANASKKIAEGELVKIREKERGDEIGVLITSFNEMVDKLVERMELEEKLKKTEQLSMIGQLSSGIAHEIRNPLNFLSLSIGHIKESIGGAPIENREDLLALLDNLLKEIQRVNELIHNFLFLGKPITLNRERISSQSLVNEALSLVRHKIPDTIKIATACREGEDSMFCDREYTRICLINLIVNAVQSIRDEGEVRIECGRENTSSYVSVTDTGEGIGPDEIQKIFEPYYSTKKFGIGIGLAITKRFVEEQGGSITIASHVGRGTTMTMRIPYEA from the coding sequence ATGGAACAAAAGGCAGCTGAGACTGGCGCGCAGAATGCGCCGGATTCGTCCACGGAATACCACCGGGCAAACAAAAGACAGGCGATTTTTTTGGCCCTCAAGAGGGTCTTCCGGAGCCTGTCGCTCAAGACCCAGATGCTTCTCATCCTCGTTTTTCTTCTCCTCATGTCTATTAGCTCCCTTACGGTCCTATACTCGCGAAGCGAAGAACAGCTCATCGACAAGGTGACAGACAATATCGATGATATAACCAAGGCGATTCAAATCAGCGTTGAGGAGCTGACCTACCGGGGAGACAGCACAGAAAGATTGAAAAGTTACGTTAACATGCTGAACAAGAAGGGCATCAAGGAGATTTCCATACTGAACGATACGTCCGAGGTCATCGCAAGTTCCAATCCGCAAAAGGTAGGCACCAAGGAGACGATCGGCGAAAAAAAGACGGGAAGAAAAAAGGGTCTCATGATCACAGCCCGTCTCGGGGATGATCACCTTACCGATACACAGAAGCTCTACAACGTAATCATGCCCGTGTCGATCAAGGGACAGAATATCGGCTACATCCACATCAACATGGCGCTTGATGACTACCAGCTGCTCCGCCGACAGGGACATATCAAGCGCATACTCAGCATGGTCTTTGCCTTCAGCATAGGAATCATCATCTGCCTGATCATCGCCGAGAAGTACACCGACCCTATCAAGAAAATCGCCAATGCAAGCAAAAAGATCGCCGAGGGAGAGCTCGTCAAAATTCGGGAGAAAGAGCGCGGAGACGAGATAGGGGTACTCATCACGAGCTTCAATGAAATGGTGGACAAGCTCGTCGAACGTATGGAATTAGAGGAAAAATTGAAAAAGACCGAGCAGCTTTCCATGATCGGCCAGTTGTCGTCCGGTATTGCCCACGAAATTCGTAACCCGCTGAATTTTCTGTCACTTTCCATAGGCCATATCAAGGAGTCTATAGGCGGCGCGCCCATCGAGAACAGAGAAGACCTCTTGGCACTTCTCGACAATCTTTTGAAAGAAATCCAGAGAGTTAACGAACTCATCCATAATTTCCTTTTTCTCGGCAAGCCCATAACGCTCAACCGGGAACGAATATCGTCCCAGTCGCTCGTCAACGAAGCGCTCTCGCTTGTAAGGCACAAAATACCAGACACTATCAAAATCGCTACAGCATGCCGTGAAGGCGAAGACAGCATGTTCTGTGACCGGGAATACACACGTATATGCCTCATCAACCTTATTGTCAATGCTGTGCAATCTATTCGCGATGAGGGCGAAGTGCGTATCGAGTGCGGACGCGAAAACACCTCTTCATATGTTTCCGTTACCGATACGGGAGAGGGTATAGGGCCCGATGAGATCCAAAAGATTTTCGAGCCTTACTACTCGACGAAAAAATTCGGCATCGGAATCGGCCTTGCTATAACAAAACGCTTTGTCGAGGAACAGGGGGGATCGATAACCATAGCGAGCCATGTGGGCAGGGGAACAACCATGACCATGAGGATACCCTATGAAGCATGA